Part of the candidate division WOR-3 bacterium genome is shown below.
TTTTCATCATGGCCTCCGCCATGATTTTAAAACAAATTGAAAAAGAATCAAGAGACAAATCCATTTTTATCACCCCCACCTTAATCCTCCCCCATCAAAGGGGGAGGAAAAAGTGAGGAGTACTCAGCTTGACAACCTGAATCCTCTCCATATTTTTTTAAATCTTGTGAGGGAATGATGAAACTCCTGGGCAAGATTTGTAAGGGTAATTAACGATTTAGCGTTGGATATTTTTGTAGGGCAAGCTTTAGCGATTTTCTCTCGGCTGGTAACCGGTAAAATGGTAGGCGCAGGCTTTAGCCTGTGGATAAATGTTTTTAAATCACATGTTATTTCGCACTTTATCACCCCACCTTTTTCTTCCCACATCAAAGGGGAGGAGAAAAACTTAGGAGTACTCAACTTGACAACCCGATTCCTCTCCAGCTTTTCAACATTTTAAAAGGTCACCCCTGAATGAAAAGAAACAAAATAACGGGTGAATTCCACCCCTTTCTTTGTTACATTGTAGTAATCGGCTGCTTTTTGCAAAAAGTGTGCATATTGTGAAAGTTTTATTCCATCTTAACTTAAAACCTTGACATCGCCATACTGAATGGATAGCATAAAATATGCGACTAAGAGAAATTGCTCGGATTGTTCACGGTAGATTGTATGGCGATGACATTGAAATCAAAAATATTCTACCTCCGGAAGAGGCTGACAGCAAAGCACTGACTTTTCTATTTAATGAAAAATTAAAAACCAAAGCCGGAGCGGTGATTGCCGAAGTGAGTATTCCAGGAAAGAATTGCGTGGTCGTAAAGGATTGCCGGAAGGCAATGTATCATCTTTTAAAAAAGATTACCAACACCCGTAAAAAACCTGGCCTTTCTCCGACTGCCTGCATTGAAGCCGGTGTTAAAATTGCTAAATCCAGCACCGTGGGCGAGCATGCTGTGATTAAAAAAGGGGCAAAGATTGGCCAGGGCAGCTATATTGGAAGCAATGTCTGGATCGATGAAAATGTAGTAATTGGTGATTTTTGCACCATCGAGCCCAATGTGGTTATCTACCGTAACACCCAGATTGGCGATTATGTCACCATCGGTGCCAATTCCGTGATCGGAAAAGAGGGTTTTGGCTATGTCCGATTCAAAAGATACCGACGCATACCCCATATTGGAAATGTCGTGATTGAAGATTATGTTGAGATCGGCAGCAATGTTTGTGTTGATCGAGGGACGCTTGGTAAAACCATAATTGGGTCAGGAACAAAGATTGACAATCTGGTTCATATCGCACACAATGTGCGTATCGGGAAAAATTGCCTCATCATGGGTCAGAGCGGCATTGCAGGGTCAACGCAGATCGGCGACAATGTGATAATCTGCGGCCAAAGTGGGATAAGTGACCACTTGGTAGTGGGCGATAATGTTGTAATCTATGCCAAAAGTGGAGTATTTTCCAATTTGGCAGCGCATAAGAAGTATTCAGGTATACCTGCCCGGGAACATTATGCAGTTCTGAAAGCCTTGGCCCGGCTGTATAAAGATATCTGATTATGAGAAAGAACTCCATAGAAGGCATGGGCCTTTTCGGCGGTAGGAGCCGATTGGAGTTCAGCTCTGGGAGGCGGTTAAAGATAAATATGTGGAATGATAACAGTTATGTTTCAATACCACTCAGTTTAGAAAACATCCAGGTGGAAAATCATACCCTTGTCATGGGCAAAAATTTGATGGTGGTGGAACATCTATTATCAGCCCTTAACGGCTTAGGTATTTTCAATATCCAAATCGATGTTTTTGGCAAGGAAGTTCCATTCTTTGATGGCTCAAGTCAGGAGTTTGTGAAGATATTAGCCCACTATCCTGAAAGTCCACCTCCACGGTTAAAAGTGAATACAAAGATTTTGGTAAAAGGAGAAAATTCATATATCCTATATGAGCCGATGGATGGGGATGTTTTGTTTGTGGAGATGGAACTGGAACATCCATATATCGGCACCCAAAAACTTGCCCTTACTATCAACCGGGAAAATTACATAAAAGAAATCGCACCAGCCCGGACATTCGTCTTTACCACTGAATCGGATCCGCGCTTAAAAAAACTACCGCCCTACGGTATTGGAATAACTGCCCAGGGCATTTATGCGCACGAACCCCTCCGCTTTGATGATGAACCGGTGCGGCATAAGATTCTCGATTTCTTAGGCGACCTTTATGTTTTGAAAAGAAAACTTACCGGACGTATAAAGGCAAAAAACACCTCCCATGCCCTCAACCTTCAATTCGTCAAGATGCTTGATCATAAATCGACCGAGTGCTGAAACCTCTACGAACGAGTCTTGTGGACCTTCCGCAACACAGAATAAAGGGTATAAACGATGATCACCCCGGCGAATAACCAGAACCAGTACGGAACATCATGTCCAAAGAGTGCCACATAGCAAAAGGGCGCGATTGTTGTACACCCCAGGACTATCCCGAATACCCGCACCTGATTAAAATTTTTATTCTTCAATCCTTTAATGATTTTGTAGATCGCCCACCAGAAAAAAGGTGCGCCACCGAAATAAATCACAGCGAATACCACAGGATTGACTCCGTAGTCCGTCTCGATTTTTATCAACCAGTTTTTTAGATATTCAAACAATTCTACTTTTCTTCGAGTTCATCAAAGATAATCAACTTTTCTTCAGTCATTTCTTTTATCGCAAATTCCGGACCCTCTCTTCCTAAACCGCTTCCTTTCATCCCACCATAAGGCATATTATCCACCCGGAAGGTTGGTATCTCATTGATCAGAACCCCTCCGGATTCAATCTCCTGAGCACATTGCAAAGCACGCGTTATGTCCCGGGTGAATATCCCGGTTTGTAATCCATATTTAGTATTATTCACCTTGGCGATAACTTCCTCCAAGGTTTTAAACTTGTTCACCGCGACCATCGGTGCGAAAGCCTCTTCTTGAATGATCTTTGCTTCTTCTGCCACATCAAAGATGATCGTGGGCAAGAAAATCGTCCCCTTCCTTGAACCCCCCAAAATCAAAATTCCTCTGTGTTTCTTGGCATCCTCAACAAACTCTTCAGCCTTTTTCAGTGCGGCTTCATCAATCATCGGACCCATTTCCGTATCTTCAAGGAGCGGATCGCCATATTTTATCTGTCCGACTTCCATGGATAATTCCCTCAAAAATTCATCCGCAATTTCTTCCTCCACATAGACCCGTTGGACTGAGATGCAGACCTGTCCGGCAAGGGTATAACCACCTTTACGAATCTTCTTTGCGACCAATTTCAATGGGGCATCTTTGAATACAACGACCGCGGAATTGGAACCCAATTCCATTGTGACTTTTTTCATCCCACAATTTGCCATGATCATTTCACCTACTTCCAGCGAACCAGTGAAACTTACTTTTCTTATCTGGGGTGCCCGGACCAATGCCATCCCCACCGTAGAACCCGGACCGACAAGCACTGAAATTCCCTTGTCGGGTAGCCCTGCGGTTACAAGGGCTTCAGCAAGCATCAATCCCGAAAGGGGAGTCTTGGTTGCTGGTTTGTGAATCACTGCATTTCCAGCCGCAATTGCTGGGCCAATCTTATGGCAGCTCAAATTTAAAGGAAAGTTAAATGGTGAAATAGCAAGGACGATACCTAAGGGTACCCGAAGGTAAAAACCCATTTTCTTTGTAGCACCGGTGAGGTCCATACGCACGGTTTCACCTTTTAAACTCAGGGCTGCAATACTGGAGAGACGAAGAGTATTTATCGCCCGATCTACCTCTATCCTTGCCTCATTTATTGTTTTTCCCACTTCCTGACATATGGTCCGCGCAAAATCTTCTCTTTTTTCCGCAATGATTTGAGCTGCCTTCTCCAAAATCCTTGCTCTCTCTCCTGCTGGCATATTTTTTAATATCCGGTATCCTTCCTGTGCAATCTCGATTGCCTCAGCAACATCCTTCTCGGTACTCAAACCTACTTCCTCAATCACCTGATTATTATAAGGATTGAGCACCGCTATCTTTTTTTCTTTGATGACTCTTTTTCCCTTTATAAACATAAGTCAATTATACCAACATTTCGGGTCTTGTAAAGTGTTCTATAACTTTTTCCGTGCCTCAGCCGGAATGGTGTTAATAATCAATAGTGCCAGGATTGTCAAGCAGATAATGATGACACCGGTGAGACGTAGAATAGCGAATGGTGCTAAGATTTTAGAAAGCAAACCAATCCCCAAGGCACAGAGCAGAAAGGTCAAATTGATGATAAATTCTTTTGTGGCAAAGATCCTACCGCGCACCGATTTCAGCACATCCTCCTGGAGGATCGTATCCTGAGCAATACCAACAAAGGAAAAAACCATACCCGAGATTAACGCAATCACATACATGGAAAGAGGATTTATAAAAAAAGGACCGAAGAGGAAAAATAATGAGAGCAATCCCATACTCCCAATTATGATCAATGGACGATTAAAACGCCGCCCCAGAAATCCCATCAGAATGCCTCCTAGCAGCATCCCGATACCGATTATCCCGCCTAGCCAGCCCACACCTGGTGTCCCCATATTGAATGTCTGCTGGATCAAATAGATTAGGACTGTATAGGCTATAGCCGCGGCAAAGGGTAACACGAATACCGAAATCATCACAAAAAGAACCACTCGGTCGCTAAGGAGAAGTTTGAAGAGTTCTTTCATATCTTGGAGAAAATACCTATAAGCCTCATTTAATTTCTTTTTCCAGTTGTGCTCTATGCGCACTGCCGGTTCAAATAATGCCCGGGCGCCCATGCCCAGAACCAACAATCCTGCGATAAGATGGGTGCTTGCATCTAAATAAAACCCCAGACGCCAGCCTACCCATTTAATCAAGTAACCACCCCCTACCATCCCCAGGAAGGTAGCAATTCGGGCGATGGTGATAATAAGAGAGTTTGCAGAAACGAGTTCATCATAATTCACCAAATCAGGAACTACCGCATTTTTTGCTGTATTATTAAATACATCCAGGGCAAAAAATGTAAAAACGAGGACCCATATCGGAATCAAGCTATGAAATAAAACAACAAAACTGGGTGTTAACATTATCAATATTGTCTGCATCAGATGACAACGAAACATTATCGTTTGCTTGTTCCAATGGTCCACAATCACTCCCACAAATGGTGCAAGAATTAATACAGGAAGAGAGAAAGTGACAGCAAATTCGCTGAAAGCGGAAATCTTTCCCGGATATTGGGTGCCGATTAAGGTGATGATGACCATATGGGTCAAGCGGTCGCCTAACTGAGATGTGCCGTTGGATAAAGCCAAAAAAAGGAGGCCCCTTTTTTTCAGGAGATTGATCATGGTGAAGTTTATTTAATATAGATAAAAAGTCAACGAAAAGCTTATTTATCCTTTCCGGAAGGCAATAATGCACTCGCTATATATTGACCTGGATCTGACCCCAGAGGGTTTTCAGGGTTATGAGAAATTCATCAAATATTGAGTCAAAAGATGATACAAAACTGTAAATACCCTTTTTCCCCAAAGTTACAATGACCATGCTATCTCCCAAAATTTCATCCGGAAGCTTAAATTCTCTATCATGCCAGAAGATAGAAATTCCGCCATCAATTTTTATCCGGTGCTCTGCGATTTGTATCTCCTTGATATGATAAGCCGGGGGTAGGGGAATGAATTCTTTGCGGCAATTCATCGTCCGCTGATCTGCGATCAAGTAGTCCACCTCAGTAATTTTTAAATTTGCCGCCCAATCCTTTTTGCTCTTACAGATCAATATCGTCTCGCCACCGGGCAGGGTAATCAGGGCATTATTAGCGGTCATCTTTATGGAATGGTCCGGAAAGATGGAAAATATTATCGCAACTATCCCCAGCCCGAATAGTGCCCATTTTCGTGTCTTTCGTACAAAAATAAAAAAGAAAAGAAGGAGGAAAAGGGGTGGGATGCTCAAACCTATCGAGGAAAAAGGGACTTGGGCAAAAAATCTCGCCAATTCTTTAAGCAGGAATATTGCCTGATTTGCAAAAAATGCAAAAATTGATATTGCAGATTTTGATATCAAAGAAGCGATAATCATCATGAATAATAGGTATACAACCACTGAAGCCAAAGGTACAATCAATACATTGGAAAGTATTGCCAAAGTGGGCAATCTTTGAAAATAATGTATCAAAAAGGGCGCAACAAAGAGCTGGGCAGAGAAGGAAGTAGCCATTGCTCCAAGAACTAATTTGAGCATTGAGGATTTGATCCCCTTCAGCAGATGCTCATTAAAATAGGGTAGTAGATATACGATACCATAAACGGCTGCAAATGAAAGTTGGGCACTGGGGTCAAAAAGGATGAGGGGATTTAATAATAAAAGAATTAAGGCACTCATATTAACCACATGCATAGTATCCACCTGGCGTTGCAAAAGTAAGCTGATACCAAGAAGAAATGCCATGAGCGAAGCCCTCAAAACATTGGGCCGAAAACCGGTGATACCCGCGTAAATCAATAAGCACGCCATTATTACCACAAATTTTATTCTTGGTGTTATCGGAAATGGCAAAAGCAACATCCCAAGAAAGGCAATGACAAATCCGATATGCAATCCGGATACGGCAAGAATGTGTAGCACCCCAGCCCGCACAAAGATATCTTTCTCTTTGGGACTCAGGCGGTGGCTCCCGCCCAGAATCAAACCCTGCGCCACCGGAATATTTTCTTGATCCAGGCCCCTGTGAATGGTCCTGATGATATGAGCATACACTTCATTAAATAACCGGCCCACGAAACTCAAAGAATAATCTTGGTTGATAATACTGCCCTTCAAAATAATCCTTTTGTGGGGTTTCTCTTTTAGTGAAATTCTCCCCTTGATTGTCACAGTCTTGCCTAAAAAATAATCCTGCTGATAGGTATAGTGCTCAGCGTCTAGGAAATAAGGAATAGTATCTTCGTCGACGATCACCCTTTTTATCTGCAATCTTAATTTTGTCACCTCACCGATTTGATCTTCTTCCAATACCACGCCCTGATAAATACCTTCTCGGTTCAAATTGCCATCCATCCCTGTTTTTTTATAGTGGGTGTTTACGCCTGCAAGAAGAAAAATAAAAAGGAAAAGGGCTTTTGGGGATAAAAACAACAAAATTGCGGCACTTAACAGCCCGATTATATAGCCAATTATCCCGGGATTGAATAGTGCTTCAAAGATTATACCAGCAACAACCGCCAGCAGGATTTTTATACCCAGCGCTTTAATTTATAATCCCTCCTAAGGATTTGGCTTCGGATATATGATCTCCAGCAGCCTGGGCTTGGCTTTGTTTATTTCAATACGTGCCACCCCTGGGTTGGAACCAGTGGGTTTTAAGCAGGCATAGATAAAATAATCCTCACCCACTGGTTGGATAATAAAGAATGCCCTCTGGGTCAACCAGATCAACTCAGTCTCCGCCCCGAGTTGGAGATTATTTTTTATCTCTTTTGATGTCAAGAGCAATGAGGATATCTCGGCATCATAAAGACTGACATCAAAGTTGGCTTCAATGATGTGCTGGGCTACGGAAATACCATCATATCCGACCAGACTGGTATAAAGACACCCCGGAATTTTTTCGGCAATTTTTCTTACCTCTTCACTTAACTCATCAGCCATAAGACCTCCTACACCCTCTCCAGGTACTCTCCGGTCTCGGTATCAATCTTTATCAGGTCACCTACTTCAATAAATGGTGGAACCTGACATTTGAAACCGCCTTCAAGAACTGCCGGTTTTGATTGTGCCTGGGCTGTGGCATCCTTAATATATGCCTGGGTTTCAATCACTTTTAAAACGACCGTCTTGGGAAGAATGACACCGAATGGCTTGCCTTCAAAAAATTGAACTTTTACCCTGGTATTGGGGGTTAATAATTTTGCGCTTTCACCAAGGAGTTCCTGGTCCAGCGGTATCTGTTCATAAGTCTCCAGGTCCATAAAATAATACTTCCCGTCATCGTAGTAGATATACTCCATCTCC
Proteins encoded:
- the lpxD gene encoding UDP-3-O-(3-hydroxymyristoyl)glucosamine N-acyltransferase, yielding MRLREIARIVHGRLYGDDIEIKNILPPEEADSKALTFLFNEKLKTKAGAVIAEVSIPGKNCVVVKDCRKAMYHLLKKITNTRKKPGLSPTACIEAGVKIAKSSTVGEHAVIKKGAKIGQGSYIGSNVWIDENVVIGDFCTIEPNVVIYRNTQIGDYVTIGANSVIGKEGFGYVRFKRYRRIPHIGNVVIEDYVEIGSNVCVDRGTLGKTIIGSGTKIDNLVHIAHNVRIGKNCLIMGQSGIAGSTQIGDNVIICGQSGISDHLVVGDNVVIYAKSGVFSNLAAHKKYSGIPAREHYAVLKALARLYKDI
- a CDS encoding UDP-3-O-acyl-N-acetylglucosamine deacetylase, whose product is MRKNSIEGMGLFGGRSRLEFSSGRRLKINMWNDNSYVSIPLSLENIQVENHTLVMGKNLMVVEHLLSALNGLGIFNIQIDVFGKEVPFFDGSSQEFVKILAHYPESPPPRLKVNTKILVKGENSYILYEPMDGDVLFVEMELEHPYIGTQKLALTINRENYIKEIAPARTFVFTTESDPRLKKLPPYGIGITAQGIYAHEPLRFDDEPVRHKILDFLGDLYVLKRKLTGRIKAKNTSHALNLQFVKMLDHKSTEC
- a CDS encoding aldehyde dehydrogenase family protein, with product MFIKGKRVIKEKKIAVLNPYNNQVIEEVGLSTEKDVAEAIEIAQEGYRILKNMPAGERARILEKAAQIIAEKREDFARTICQEVGKTINEARIEVDRAINTLRLSSIAALSLKGETVRMDLTGATKKMGFYLRVPLGIVLAISPFNFPLNLSCHKIGPAIAAGNAVIHKPATKTPLSGLMLAEALVTAGLPDKGISVLVGPGSTVGMALVRAPQIRKVSFTGSLEVGEMIMANCGMKKVTMELGSNSAVVVFKDAPLKLVAKKIRKGGYTLAGQVCISVQRVYVEEEIADEFLRELSMEVGQIKYGDPLLEDTEMGPMIDEAALKKAEEFVEDAKKHRGILILGGSRKGTIFLPTIIFDVAEEAKIIQEEAFAPMVAVNKFKTLEEVIAKVNNTKYGLQTGIFTRDITRALQCAQEIESGGVLINEIPTFRVDNMPYGGMKGSGLGREGPEFAIKEMTEEKLIIFDELEEK
- a CDS encoding MFS transporter encodes the protein MINLLKKRGLLFLALSNGTSQLGDRLTHMVIITLIGTQYPGKISAFSEFAVTFSLPVLILAPFVGVIVDHWNKQTIMFRCHLMQTILIMLTPSFVVLFHSLIPIWVLVFTFFALDVFNNTAKNAVVPDLVNYDELVSANSLIITIARIATFLGMVGGGYLIKWVGWRLGFYLDASTHLIAGLLVLGMGARALFEPAVRIEHNWKKKLNEAYRYFLQDMKELFKLLLSDRVVLFVMISVFVLPFAAAIAYTVLIYLIQQTFNMGTPGVGWLGGIIGIGMLLGGILMGFLGRRFNRPLIIIGSMGLLSLFFLFGPFFINPLSMYVIALISGMVFSFVGIAQDTILQEDVLKSVRGRIFATKEFIINLTFLLCALGIGLLSKILAPFAILRLTGVIIICLTILALLIINTIPAEARKKL
- a CDS encoding ComEC/Rec2 family competence protein, translating into MDGNLNREGIYQGVVLEEDQIGEVTKLRLQIKRVIVDEDTIPYFLDAEHYTYQQDYFLGKTVTIKGRISLKEKPHKRIILKGSIINQDYSLSFVGRLFNEVYAHIIRTIHRGLDQENIPVAQGLILGGSHRLSPKEKDIFVRAGVLHILAVSGLHIGFVIAFLGMLLLPFPITPRIKFVVIMACLLIYAGITGFRPNVLRASLMAFLLGISLLLQRQVDTMHVVNMSALILLLLNPLILFDPSAQLSFAAVYGIVYLLPYFNEHLLKGIKSSMLKLVLGAMATSFSAQLFVAPFLIHYFQRLPTLAILSNVLIVPLASVVVYLLFMMIIASLISKSAISIFAFFANQAIFLLKELARFFAQVPFSSIGLSIPPLFLLLFFFIFVRKTRKWALFGLGIVAIIFSIFPDHSIKMTANNALITLPGGETILICKSKKDWAANLKITEVDYLIADQRTMNCRKEFIPLPPAYHIKEIQIAEHRIKIDGGISIFWHDREFKLPDEILGDSMVIVTLGKKGIYSFVSSFDSIFDEFLITLKTLWGQIQVNI
- the efp gene encoding elongation factor P, with the protein product MIQVTQLRRGMLIKLENEPFVVLSVTHITPGNWRGMVVCKIRSLTSGLSKEIRFRSTDRVEEADVEEQEMEYIYYDDGKYYFMDLETYEQIPLDQELLGESAKLLTPNTRVKVQFFEGKPFGVILPKTVVLKVIETQAYIKDATAQAQSKPAVLEGGFKCQVPPFIEVGDLIKIDTETGEYLERV